A genomic stretch from Setaria viridis chromosome 1, Setaria_viridis_v4.0, whole genome shotgun sequence includes:
- the LOC117846595 gene encoding uncharacterized protein isoform X2, whose protein sequence is MAGASGGFLAGVNDPLLKPRLLRAVVAERLPQPGGAELPPVELASVLDAVRTHGLLTEALPDRAPADPKLAEAWRAAVDSWVERVVALVESDSAYSSWLGTCFLGVTFQECSNERFAESYSNWYEKILPNLQEPSTLQLVTVISCTSMSDLFVRLAKFLNLKKEASSFAGRIIESVLRLLNENGLVADEAIDLLCTVIKLYPSSVNRHYNKVESTIAAKVMSTEVNVKPSKKFARTLALLPSVRVSEDGCSLMIRRILIVVNNLLNDAFIGLEEEKNGHDIMLLLVPPGADSPPTLGDQVRSGGDVHVTKKFRAYTVPTISALMHCCSVMLTSYYPVQVNVPMRALVALMRRVLLVDGSLHKKLFPSTTSLHQELICFELPSLHSTFLDLLNATIKGMRSQLLPHGASIIRLITEYFKIAKLPTLRTKAYSILQLLLTSMGVGTSLHLLEAAVSNAIADLSDDGGSDMTIISTNPSKVANESSSKIYSKKRKQEPQVQNSVISASEKAAISPRKRKGSSIQIASKGMAPETTGDVRISTPLSVKIAALETLEILLNVGGSLQTDHWRSEVDLLLINVARSACDTGRSYKQKSSTFGEPSISDLQLASLKALLASFLSSPYARPPYLAKGIELFAKGKVEIGTKLAEFCSRALLALDVLTHPRALSLEKAVPVGSGLNYSAQGKTVFGGGTYQMSVHRDQPQAMEVEDMYDDWLASTKDDEPAEAAVTDSGAGASTAGTMLEDGRQLNPMAEDPKIEPPRIGAAAQDVPPSSKSDVNMVDAAADEIAKPSTVENLSSSNAVSAPVYATNSDSQKHAIPSFPEQKRTDQVGHLENRSPAINVPSSKLGTSNEISDAPVVDSGHQAPDGRSTSFAELFGSESGVDSESDDSVPDIVDGDPDSD, encoded by the exons ATggccggcgcgagcggcggcttCCTGGCCGGCGTCAACGACCCGTTGCTGAAGCCGCGGCTTCTCCGTGCGGTGGTTGCCGAGCGGCTGCCGCAGCCGGGCGGCGCCGAGCTCCCGCCGGTGGAGCTCGCCTCCGTCCTCGACGCGGTGCGCACGCACGGCCTGCTCACGGAGGCTCTCCCGGACCGCGCGCCGGCGGACCCCAAGCTCGCCGAGGCGTGGCGCGCCGCCGTGGATTCCTGGGTCGAGCGCGTCGTGGCGCTGGTGGAGAGCGACTCG GCGTACAGTTCCTGGTTGGGTACTTGTTTTCTCGGTGTGACTTTCCAAGAATGCAGCAATGAGCGCTTTGCAGAATCGTACTCCAATTGGTATGAGAAAATTCTGCCTAACTTGCAG GAACCATCTACCTTGCAACTTGTAACTGTTATTTCCTGTACCTCCATGTCTGATTTATTTGTTAG ATTGGCGAAGTTTTTGAACTTAAAGAAAGAGGCATCATCCTTTGCTGGAAGGATTATTGAATCGGTGCTGCGGCTTTTAAATGAAAATGGTCTAGTAGCT GATGAAGCAATTGATTTGCTGTGCACAGTTATTAAACTGTACCCATCATCTGTAAATCGGCACTACAATAAA GTTGAAtctaccattgcagcaaaagTTATGAGTACGGAAGTCAATGTAAAACCATCTAAG AAATTTGCAAGAACCTTAGCACTGTTACCTTCTGTCCGAGTATCTGAGGATGGTTGCTCACTGATGATTCGGAGAATATTGATTGTGGTAAACAATCTTTTGAATGATGCTTTCATAGGGCTTGAAGAAG AAAAGAATGGCCATGATATTATGTTGCTACTAGTTCCGCCTGGAGCTGATTCTCCACCAACATTGGGAGATCAAGTAAGGTCTGGAGGCGATGTGCATGTCACGAAGAAATTTCGTGCCTATACTGTTCCTACCATTTCAGCTCTTATGCATTGCTGCAGTGTGATGCTGACTAGTTATTATCCAGTTCAG GTCAACGTTCCAATGCGTGCTTTGGTGGCTTTGATGCGAAGAGTGCTGTTAGTTGATGGATCACTTCATAAAAAGCTGTTCCCTTCAACAACTTCATTGCATCAAGAGCTTATTTGTTTTGAGCTTCCATCATTGCATTCGACTTTCTTGGATTTGCTCAATGCAACTATTAAAGGAATGCGAAG CCAACTTTTACCACATGGTGCTAGTATCATACGGCTTATAACAGAGTACTTCAAAATAGCAAAGTTGCCTACTTTGAGGACAAAAGCTTATAGCATTTTGCAGCTGTTACTAACCTCCATGGGCGTTG GGACGTCTCTGCACCTGCTTGAGGCAGCAGTCAGCAATGCAATTGCTGATCTGAGTGATGATGGTGGGAGTGACATGACTATAATCAGCACAAATCCATCAAAAGTAGCAAATGAATCATCATCAAAAATTTATTcaaagaagaggaagcaagAACCACAAGTACAAAACTCAGTTATCTCTGCTTCAGAGAAGGCAGCAATCAgcccaaggaaaagaaaaggttcttCCATACAAATTGCATCAAAGGGAATGGCCCCTGAAACTACAGGAGATGTTAGAATTTCAACTCCACTTTCAGTCAAAATAGCTGCACTAGAAACATTGGAAATTCTTCTGAATGTG GGAGGTTCATTGCAGACGGATCACTGGAGATCAGAAGTGGACTTGCTCCTAATTAACGTTGCTAGAAGTGCTTGTGACACGGGAAGGAGTTACAAGCAAAAGTCATCCACATTTGGGGAGCCAAGCATATCGGACCTCCAACTTGCTTCATTGAAGGCCCTGCTagcatcttttctttcttctccttatgCTCGTCCTCCTTATTTAGCCAAAGGAATCGAACTCTTCGCAAAAG GGAAGGTAGAGATAGGGACTAAGCTTGCAGAGTTTTGTTCTCGTGCTTTGCTGGCCTTGGATGTTCTTACACACCCGCGAGCCCTTTCTCTAGAAAAAGCAGTTCCTGTAGGCTCTGGGCTCAACTACAGTGCACAAGGAAAGACAGTTTTTGGTGGCGGAACATACCAGATGTCAGTACACAGAGATCAGCCTCAGGCTATGGAGGTTGAAGACATGTACGATGACTGGTTGGCATCCACCAAGGATGATGAACCAGCAGAGGCTGCAGTGACTGATAGTGGTGCAGGAGCAAGTACAGCTGGCACGATGTTGGAGGATGGTAGGCAACTCAATCCCATGGCAGAAGATCCAAAAATTGAGCCACCCAGAATCGGAGCTGCAGCACAAGATGTTCCACCCTCCAGCAAGAGTGATGTCAATATGGTTGATGCGGCTGCAGATGAAATTGCCAAGCCAAGCACAGTGGAGAATCTTTCAAGCTCCAATGCTGTTTCGGCTCCAGTGTATGCAACAAATTCTGATTCACAGAAGCATGCCATACCCTCATTTCCTGAGCAGAAGCGCACCGATCAGGTTGGTCATCTTGAGAACAGAAGCCCAGCTATCAATGTGCCATCCAGCAAGCTGGGAACTTCAAATGAAATTTCAGACGCTCCAGTTGTTGATTCAGGTCATCAAGCACCAGATGGCCGTTCAACTAGCTTTGCAGAATTGTTTGGCTCGGAGTCTGGTGTTGATTCAGAGTCAGATGACTCGGTGCCAGATATCGTTGACGGAGACCCTGACTCCGACTAG
- the LOC117846584 gene encoding probable pre-mRNA-splicing factor ATP-dependent RNA helicase DEAH5 translates to MAPAAAAAGPGEDGLRKLEYLSLVSKVCSELETHIGVGDKVLAEFITELGRDSATVAEFDARLKEKGADFPDYFVRTLLTIIHAILPPSSNPSSAAVAAGPAGAEASKFPGLARPDDPDHARNLRLELERDADAAAPAPAPARDDRDRRRDGRGRDRDYDRGGLDHDRDRGGRDHDRDRGGRDHRDQDRDRGGRDRDRGRDRGRDRDRDRYGDRDRGRDRDMERDRDRERGRSRRYGDEEEEEDRGVGGRGREVATSNPSGEPELYQVYRGRVTRVMDTGCFVRLEDVRGGREGLVHVSQMASRRVANAKEVVKRDQEVYVKVVSVKGQKLSLSMRDVDQDTGKDLLPMQRGADDAPRANPSGGSGGGMGSGKRLGLSGIVITEEDEAAPTSRRPLKRMSSPERWEAKQLIASGVLDVRDYPMFDEDGDGMMYQEEGAEEELEIELNEDEPAFLQGQSRFSIDMSPVKIFKNPEGSLSRAAALQTALIKERREVREQEQRAMLDSIPKDLNRPWEDPMPDTGERHLAQELRGVGLSAYDMPEWKKEAYGKALTFGQRSKLSIQEQRQSLPIYKLKKELIQAVHDNQVLVVIGETGSGKTTQVTQYLAEAGYTTRGKIGCTQPRRVAAMSVAKRVAEEFGCRLGEEVGYAIRFEDCTGPDTVIKYMTDGMLLREILVDENLSQYSVIMLDEAHERTIHTDVLFGLLKQLIKRRSDMRLIVTSATLDAEKFSGYFFNCNIFTIPGRTFPVEILYTKQPESDYLDAALITVLQIHLTEPEGDILVFLTGQEEIDHACQCLYERMKGLGKDVPELIILPVYSALPSEMQSKIFDPAPPGKRKVVVATNIAEASLTIDGIYYVVDPGFAKINVYNSKQGLDSLVITPISQASAKQRAGRAGRTGPGKCYRLYTESAYRNEMSPTTIPEIQRINLGSTVLNMKAMGINDLLSFDFMDPPAPQALISAMEQLYSLGALDEEGLLTKLGRKMAEFPLDPPLSKMLLASVDLGCSDEILTIIAMIQTGNIFYRPREKQAQADQKRAKFFQPEGDHLTLLAVYEAWKAKNFSGPWCFENFVQSRSLRRAQDVRKQLLTIMDRYKLDVVSAGKNFTKIRKAITAGFFFHAARKDPQEGYRTLVENQPVYIHPSSALFQRQPDWVIYHELVMTTKEYMREVTVIDPKWLVELAPRFYKGADPTKMSKRKRQERIEPLYDRYHEPNSWRLSKRRA, encoded by the exons atggcgccggcggcggcggcggcgggccccgGCGAAGACGGTCTACGGAAGCTGGAGTACCTCTCCCTCGTCTCGAAGGTATGCTCCGAGCTCGAGACCCACATCGGCGTCGGCGACAAGGTGCTGGCGGAGTTCATCACGGAGCTCGGCCGCGactccgccaccgtcgccgagTTCGACGCCCGGCTCAAGGAGAAGGGCGCCGACTTCCCCGACTACTTCGTCCGCACGCTCCTCACCATCATCCACGCTATCCTCCCGCCCTCCTCCAACccaagctccgccgccgtcgccgcgggccCCGCCGGCGCGGAGGCCTCCAAGTTCCCCGGGCTCGCCCGCCCCGACGACCCCGACCACGCCCGCAACCTCCGCCTCGAGCTCGAGCGGGATGCCGAtgcggccgcccccgcccccgcccccgccaggGACGACCGAGACCGCCGCCGTGACGGGAGAGGCCGGGACCGCGACTACGACCGCGGCGGCCTCGACCATGACCGAGACCGTGGTGGCCGTGACCATGACCGAGATCGTGGCGGCCGTGACCACCGTGACCAGGACCGTGACCGTGGCGGCAGGGACAGGGATAGAGGCCGTGACCGGGGCCGAGACCGTGATAGGGATCGGTATGGGGACCGAGACAGGGGAAGGGACAGAGATATGGAGAGGGATAGAGATAGGGAACgggggaggagcaggaggtatggagatgaggaggaagaggaggacagGGGTGTTGGGGGAAGGGGGAGGGAGGTTGCTACTTCGAATCCCAGTGGTGAGCCAGAGCTCTACCAGGTTTACCGTGGTAGGGTGACCCGGGTAATGGACACCGGGTGCTTTGTCAGGCTTGAGGATGTCCGCGGTGGCCGCGAGGGACTTGTGCACGTCTCGCAGATGGCTAGCAGGCGGGTGGCCAATGCGAAGGAGGTGGTGAAGCGTGACCAGGAGGTGTATGTGAAGGTAGTGTCAGTGAAAGGGCAGAAGTTGAGTTTGTCGATGCGGGATGTGGATCAGGATACAGGGAAGGACCTCCTGCCAATGCAGCGTGGTGCAGATGATGCACCAAGGGCGAACCCATCGGGTGGCAGTGGCGGTGGCATGGGATCTGGCAAGAGGTTGGGTCTGTCAGGCATTGTGATCACGGAGGAGGATGAGGCAGCACCAACATCACGGCGGCCGCTCAAGCGTATGAGCTCGCCGGAGAGATGGGAGGCAAAGCAGCTGATTGCTTCGGGTGTTCTGGATGTGAGGGATTACCCAATGTTTGATGAGGATGGGGATGGCATGATGTACCAGGAGGAAGGTGCAGAGGAAGAGCTTGAGATCGAGCTGAACGAGGATGAACCAGCATTCTTGCAGGGACAGAGCAGGTTTTCAATTGACATGTCACCTGTAAAGATATTCAAGAATCCTGAAGGTTCACTGAGCCGAGCAGCGGCCCTACAGACTGCCCTCATAAAGGAGCGTCGTGAGGTCCGAGAGCAGGAGCAGAGAGCCATGCTGGATTCAATCCCCAAGGATCTGAATCGACCATGGGAGGACCCTATGCCTGATACGGGTGAGCGGCACCTTGCACAGGAGCTGAGAGGTGTTGGCCTTTCAGCTTATGACATGCCAGAATGGAAGAAGGAGGCCTATGGAAAGGCTCTAACTTTTGGGCAAAGGTCAAAGCTTTCAATACAAGAGCAGAGGCAGTCTCTTCCTATTTACAAGTTGAAGAAAGAGCTTATACAAGCTGTCCATGACAATCAAGTTCTGGTTGTTATTGGAGAGACTGGTTCTGGTAAGACAACACAGGTGACACAATACTTGGCTGAGGCGGGTTATACCACAAGGGGTAAAATTGGGTGCACTCAGCCTCGCAGGGTTGCGGCGATGTCTGTTGCAAAGAGAGTGGCAGAAGAATTTGGGTGCCGGTTGGGTGAGGAAGTTGGGTATGCCATCCGTTTTGAGGACTGTACTGGGCCAGACACAGTGATAAAGTACATGACTGATGGTATGCTTCTGCGTGAGATCCTTGTTGATGAGAACCTTTCCCAATATTCGGTTATCATGCTTGATGAAGCCCATGAAAGGACCATCCACACAGATGTGCTCTTTGGTTTGCTGAAACAACTTATTAAGCGCAGATCTGACATGAGGCTTATTGTTACTTCAGCCACCCTTGATGCCGAGAAGTTCTCAGGATATTTCTTTAATTGTAACATCTTCACAATTCCTGGAAGAACATTCCCGGTGGAGATTCTCTACACAAAACAACCTGAGAGTGATTACTTGGATGCAGCGTTGATTACAGTTCTGCAGATTCACTTGACAGAGCCAGAAGGAGACATCCTTGTTTTCTTGACAGGACAAGAGGAAATTGACCACGCCTGCCAGTGTCTGTATGAGAGGATGAAGGGATTAGGAAAGGATGTTCCAGAGCTCATAATTTTGCCTGTGTATAGTGCCCTTCCTAGTGAGATGCAATCAAAGATCTTTGACCCAGCTCCGCCTGGCAAGAGGAAAGTTGTTGTGGCCACCAATATTGCTGAAGCTTCTTTGACAATCGATGGCATATACTATGTTGTGGATCCTGGTTTTGCCAAGATCAATGTCTACAATTCAAAACAAGGTCTTGACTCATTGGTTATCACTCCCATCTCGCAAGCATCTGCGAAACAGAGAGCAGGGCGTGCTGGGCGTACTGGACCTGGCAAGTGTTATCGTCTATACACTGAAAGTGCCTACCGTAATGAAATGTCCCCCACGACTATTCCAGAAATTCAGAGGATCAACTTGGGGTCTACAGTTCTTAATATGAAGGCGATGGGAATAAATGACCTATTATCCTTTGATTTTATGGATCCCCCAGCACCTCAAGCACTGATTTCTGCCATGGAACAGTTGTACAGCCTTGGCGCTCTTGATGAAGAGGGCCTTCTAACCAAACTGGGGAGGAAAATGGCTGAATTTCCATTGGATCCACCACTTTCAAAGATGCTACTAGCCAGTGTCGACCTTGGGTGTAGTGATGAGATACTGACTATCATAGCAATGATTCAAACAGGGAACATATTCTACAGGCCACGAGAAAAACAAGCTCAAGCTGATCAAAAAAGGGCCAAATTTTTCCAGCCAGAGGGGGATCATCTTACTCTGCTTGCTGTATACGAGGCTTGGAAGGCAAAGAACTTTTCAGGTCCCTGGTGCTTTGAGAACTTTGTTCAATCAAGATCATTGAGGAGAGCACAAGATGTGAGGAAGCAACTTCTCACTATCATGGACAG ATATAAACTTGATGTTGTTTCTGCTGGGAAAAACTTCACAAAGATAAGGAAAGCGATTACTGCTGGCTTCTTTTTCCATGCTGCAAGGAAGGATCCCCAGGAGGGATACAGAACCTTGGTTGAAAACCAGCCAGTGTACATCCACCCCAGCAGCGCTTTGTTCCAGCGGCAGCCAGACTGGGTCATCTATCACGAGCTTGTGATGAcgaccaaggagtacatgagGGAGGTTACTGTGATCGATCCAAAATGGCTGGTTGAGCTTGCGCCAAGGTTTTACAAGGGTGCAGACCCCACCAAGATGAGCAAAAGGAAGAGGCAGGAGAGAATCGAGCCTCTGTATGATAGATACCATGAGCCCAACTCCTGGCGTCTTAGCAAGCGCCGAGCTTGA
- the LOC117846595 gene encoding uncharacterized protein isoform X1 produces MAGASGGFLAGVNDPLLKPRLLRAVVAERLPQPGGAELPPVELASVLDAVRTHGLLTEALPDRAPADPKLAEAWRAAVDSWVERVVALVESDSAYSSWLGTCFLGVTFQECSNERFAESYSNWYEKILPNLQQEPSTLQLVTVISCTSMSDLFVRLAKFLNLKKEASSFAGRIIESVLRLLNENGLVADEAIDLLCTVIKLYPSSVNRHYNKVESTIAAKVMSTEVNVKPSKKFARTLALLPSVRVSEDGCSLMIRRILIVVNNLLNDAFIGLEEEKNGHDIMLLLVPPGADSPPTLGDQVRSGGDVHVTKKFRAYTVPTISALMHCCSVMLTSYYPVQVNVPMRALVALMRRVLLVDGSLHKKLFPSTTSLHQELICFELPSLHSTFLDLLNATIKGMRSQLLPHGASIIRLITEYFKIAKLPTLRTKAYSILQLLLTSMGVGTSLHLLEAAVSNAIADLSDDGGSDMTIISTNPSKVANESSSKIYSKKRKQEPQVQNSVISASEKAAISPRKRKGSSIQIASKGMAPETTGDVRISTPLSVKIAALETLEILLNVGGSLQTDHWRSEVDLLLINVARSACDTGRSYKQKSSTFGEPSISDLQLASLKALLASFLSSPYARPPYLAKGIELFAKGKVEIGTKLAEFCSRALLALDVLTHPRALSLEKAVPVGSGLNYSAQGKTVFGGGTYQMSVHRDQPQAMEVEDMYDDWLASTKDDEPAEAAVTDSGAGASTAGTMLEDGRQLNPMAEDPKIEPPRIGAAAQDVPPSSKSDVNMVDAAADEIAKPSTVENLSSSNAVSAPVYATNSDSQKHAIPSFPEQKRTDQVGHLENRSPAINVPSSKLGTSNEISDAPVVDSGHQAPDGRSTSFAELFGSESGVDSESDDSVPDIVDGDPDSD; encoded by the exons ATggccggcgcgagcggcggcttCCTGGCCGGCGTCAACGACCCGTTGCTGAAGCCGCGGCTTCTCCGTGCGGTGGTTGCCGAGCGGCTGCCGCAGCCGGGCGGCGCCGAGCTCCCGCCGGTGGAGCTCGCCTCCGTCCTCGACGCGGTGCGCACGCACGGCCTGCTCACGGAGGCTCTCCCGGACCGCGCGCCGGCGGACCCCAAGCTCGCCGAGGCGTGGCGCGCCGCCGTGGATTCCTGGGTCGAGCGCGTCGTGGCGCTGGTGGAGAGCGACTCG GCGTACAGTTCCTGGTTGGGTACTTGTTTTCTCGGTGTGACTTTCCAAGAATGCAGCAATGAGCGCTTTGCAGAATCGTACTCCAATTGGTATGAGAAAATTCTGCCTAACTTGCAG CAGGAACCATCTACCTTGCAACTTGTAACTGTTATTTCCTGTACCTCCATGTCTGATTTATTTGTTAG ATTGGCGAAGTTTTTGAACTTAAAGAAAGAGGCATCATCCTTTGCTGGAAGGATTATTGAATCGGTGCTGCGGCTTTTAAATGAAAATGGTCTAGTAGCT GATGAAGCAATTGATTTGCTGTGCACAGTTATTAAACTGTACCCATCATCTGTAAATCGGCACTACAATAAA GTTGAAtctaccattgcagcaaaagTTATGAGTACGGAAGTCAATGTAAAACCATCTAAG AAATTTGCAAGAACCTTAGCACTGTTACCTTCTGTCCGAGTATCTGAGGATGGTTGCTCACTGATGATTCGGAGAATATTGATTGTGGTAAACAATCTTTTGAATGATGCTTTCATAGGGCTTGAAGAAG AAAAGAATGGCCATGATATTATGTTGCTACTAGTTCCGCCTGGAGCTGATTCTCCACCAACATTGGGAGATCAAGTAAGGTCTGGAGGCGATGTGCATGTCACGAAGAAATTTCGTGCCTATACTGTTCCTACCATTTCAGCTCTTATGCATTGCTGCAGTGTGATGCTGACTAGTTATTATCCAGTTCAG GTCAACGTTCCAATGCGTGCTTTGGTGGCTTTGATGCGAAGAGTGCTGTTAGTTGATGGATCACTTCATAAAAAGCTGTTCCCTTCAACAACTTCATTGCATCAAGAGCTTATTTGTTTTGAGCTTCCATCATTGCATTCGACTTTCTTGGATTTGCTCAATGCAACTATTAAAGGAATGCGAAG CCAACTTTTACCACATGGTGCTAGTATCATACGGCTTATAACAGAGTACTTCAAAATAGCAAAGTTGCCTACTTTGAGGACAAAAGCTTATAGCATTTTGCAGCTGTTACTAACCTCCATGGGCGTTG GGACGTCTCTGCACCTGCTTGAGGCAGCAGTCAGCAATGCAATTGCTGATCTGAGTGATGATGGTGGGAGTGACATGACTATAATCAGCACAAATCCATCAAAAGTAGCAAATGAATCATCATCAAAAATTTATTcaaagaagaggaagcaagAACCACAAGTACAAAACTCAGTTATCTCTGCTTCAGAGAAGGCAGCAATCAgcccaaggaaaagaaaaggttcttCCATACAAATTGCATCAAAGGGAATGGCCCCTGAAACTACAGGAGATGTTAGAATTTCAACTCCACTTTCAGTCAAAATAGCTGCACTAGAAACATTGGAAATTCTTCTGAATGTG GGAGGTTCATTGCAGACGGATCACTGGAGATCAGAAGTGGACTTGCTCCTAATTAACGTTGCTAGAAGTGCTTGTGACACGGGAAGGAGTTACAAGCAAAAGTCATCCACATTTGGGGAGCCAAGCATATCGGACCTCCAACTTGCTTCATTGAAGGCCCTGCTagcatcttttctttcttctccttatgCTCGTCCTCCTTATTTAGCCAAAGGAATCGAACTCTTCGCAAAAG GGAAGGTAGAGATAGGGACTAAGCTTGCAGAGTTTTGTTCTCGTGCTTTGCTGGCCTTGGATGTTCTTACACACCCGCGAGCCCTTTCTCTAGAAAAAGCAGTTCCTGTAGGCTCTGGGCTCAACTACAGTGCACAAGGAAAGACAGTTTTTGGTGGCGGAACATACCAGATGTCAGTACACAGAGATCAGCCTCAGGCTATGGAGGTTGAAGACATGTACGATGACTGGTTGGCATCCACCAAGGATGATGAACCAGCAGAGGCTGCAGTGACTGATAGTGGTGCAGGAGCAAGTACAGCTGGCACGATGTTGGAGGATGGTAGGCAACTCAATCCCATGGCAGAAGATCCAAAAATTGAGCCACCCAGAATCGGAGCTGCAGCACAAGATGTTCCACCCTCCAGCAAGAGTGATGTCAATATGGTTGATGCGGCTGCAGATGAAATTGCCAAGCCAAGCACAGTGGAGAATCTTTCAAGCTCCAATGCTGTTTCGGCTCCAGTGTATGCAACAAATTCTGATTCACAGAAGCATGCCATACCCTCATTTCCTGAGCAGAAGCGCACCGATCAGGTTGGTCATCTTGAGAACAGAAGCCCAGCTATCAATGTGCCATCCAGCAAGCTGGGAACTTCAAATGAAATTTCAGACGCTCCAGTTGTTGATTCAGGTCATCAAGCACCAGATGGCCGTTCAACTAGCTTTGCAGAATTGTTTGGCTCGGAGTCTGGTGTTGATTCAGAGTCAGATGACTCGGTGCCAGATATCGTTGACGGAGACCCTGACTCCGACTAG